Proteins found in one uncultured Desulfuromonas sp. genomic segment:
- a CDS encoding transposase — protein sequence MPRQPRIDISGLLQHVIIRGIERRNIFISDADRRDFVRRLVLLLQETKTLCYAWTLLDNHVHLLLMPTQALASMMRRLLTGYVVSFNRRHNRTGHLFQNRYKSIVCDEDVYLLELVRYIHLNPVRAGKVAGLDALANYPWSGHQQLLGKGEYGLVAEKEVLSLFGRTPKAARKAYVQFLYDGLQQDMPCLSTGGRQTSQTMDASLTDQDYYDERILGGGVFVERIMNRVAPNEARHVSLEEIIKSVADYYEMETERLCWPSKVRTIADARAVICFLATRRNRITGREVGDKLRYTPSAVSRAAQRGLKIYDGDNHLQDRLG from the coding sequence ATGCCACGCCAACCACGCATAGACATATCCGGCCTTTTGCAGCATGTGATCATAAGAGGCATTGAACGCAGGAATATCTTTATCTCCGACGCTGATCGCAGAGACTTTGTGCGCCGTCTGGTATTATTGCTTCAGGAGACGAAAACCCTCTGCTATGCATGGACGTTGCTTGATAACCATGTTCATCTGCTCCTGATGCCAACCCAAGCCCTTGCTTCCATGATGCGGCGCTTACTGACCGGCTATGTCGTGTCCTTCAACCGGCGGCACAATCGTACCGGCCATCTGTTTCAGAACCGTTACAAATCGATCGTGTGTGATGAGGATGTATATCTGCTGGAGCTAGTGCGCTATATCCACCTCAACCCGGTGCGGGCCGGTAAGGTCGCAGGACTAGACGCGTTGGCGAATTATCCCTGGAGTGGCCATCAGCAACTGTTGGGCAAGGGGGAATACGGCCTTGTGGCTGAAAAAGAGGTTTTATCCCTGTTCGGGCGCACCCCAAAAGCCGCGCGTAAAGCGTATGTGCAATTTTTGTATGACGGCCTGCAGCAAGATATGCCGTGCTTGTCAACAGGAGGACGGCAAACCAGCCAAACCATGGACGCATCATTGACCGATCAGGATTATTATGATGAACGTATCCTCGGCGGCGGGGTTTTTGTTGAACGCATTATGAACAGGGTGGCACCGAATGAGGCCAGGCATGTCTCGCTTGAAGAGATAATCAAATCCGTGGCTGATTATTATGAAATGGAAACAGAGCGGTTGTGCTGGCCCAGCAAGGTGCGCACAATTGCCGATGCCCGAGCGGTGATTTGCTTCTTAGCAACGCGTCGCAACAGGATAACCGGGAGAGAGGTTGGAGACAAATTGAGGTATACGCCATCGGCAGTGAGCAGAGCGGCTCAACGCGGGTTGAAGATATACGACGGCGATAACCATTTGCAGGATAGGCTGGGCTAA
- a CDS encoding transposase: MPRQPRIDISGLLQHVIIRGIERRDIFISDADRRDFVRRLVLLLQETKTLCYAWTLLDNHVHLLLMPTQAPLASMMRRLLTGYAVSFNRRHNRTGHLFQNRYKSIVCDEDVYLLELVRYIHLNPVRAGKVAELDALANYPWSGHQQLLGKGEYGLVAEKEVLSLFGRTPKVARKAYVQFLYDGLQQDMPCLSTGGRQTSQTMDASLTDQDYYDERILGGGVFVERIMNRVAPNEARHVSLEEIIKSVADYYEMETERLCWPSKVRTIADARAVICFLATRRNRITGREVGDKLRYTPSAVSRAAQRGLKIYDGDNHLQDSLG; this comes from the coding sequence ATGCCACGCCAACCACGCATAGACATATCCGGCCTTTTGCAGCATGTGATCATAAGAGGCATTGAACGCAGGGATATCTTTATCTCCGATGCTGATCGCAGAGACTTTGTGCGCCGTCTGGTATTATTGCTTCAGGAGACGAAAACCCTCTGCTATGCATGGACGTTGCTTGATAACCATGTTCATCTGCTCCTGATGCCAACCCAGGCCCCCCTTGCTTCCATGATGCGGCGCTTACTGACCGGCTATGCCGTGTCCTTCAACCGGCGGCACAATCGTACCGGCCATCTGTTTCAGAACCGTTACAAATCGATCGTGTGTGATGAGGATGTATATCTGCTGGAGCTGGTGCGCTATATCCACCTCAACCCCGTGCGGGCCGGTAAAGTCGCAGAACTAGACGCGTTGGCGAATTATCCCTGGAGTGGCCATCAGCAACTGTTGGGCAAGGGGGAATACGGCCTTGTGGCTGAAAAAGAAGTTTTATCCCTGTTCGGGCGCACCCCAAAAGTCGCTCGTAAAGCGTATGTGCAATTTTTGTATGACGGCCTGCAGCAAGATATGCCGTGCTTGTCAACAGGAGGACGGCAAACCAGCCAAACCATGGACGCATCATTGACCGATCAGGATTATTATGATGAACGTATCCTCGGCGGCGGGGTTTTTGTTGAACGCATTATGAACAGGGTGGCACCGAATGAGGCCAGGCATGTCTCGCTTGAAGAGATAATCAAATCCGTGGCTGATTATTATGAAATGGAAACAGAGCGGTTGTGCTGGCCCAGCAAGGTGCGCACAATTGCCGATGCCCGAGCGGTGATTTGCTTCTTAGCAACGCGTCGCAACAGGATAACCGGGAGAGAGGTTGGAGACAAATTGAGGTATACGCCATCGGCAGTGAGCAGAGCGGCTCAACGCGGGTTGAAGATATACGACGGCGATAACCATTTGCAGGATAGCCTGGGTTAA
- a CDS encoding transposase: MRCPDCAQTEWRPRSCGHRSCPKCQNYEASRWLDRQQSKLLPVSYFMVTFTLPFEFRSLARCCQSEIYTRLFDCAISVLKDFGLNPKHLGADLGMTAVLHTQTRRLDYHPHLHVIVPGGGIDRRRRQWRVIKGKYLFNAFNLASVFRARFLAAIKRAGLRIPYGAPVQWVVDTQHVGSGLPALKYLARYLYRGVIADSNIVACHNGEVTFRYQDSKTGQTCTRTLKGEDFLWLVLQHVLPKGFRRVRNYGFLHGNAERVLRLVQLVLRVMVDPFPVRPRPVFRCPHCKAAMKIIAFRRPAYLTG; encoded by the coding sequence ATGCGCTGTCCCGATTGCGCGCAGACCGAATGGCGACCGCGTTCGTGCGGGCATCGCAGCTGCCCTAAATGTCAGAACTATGAGGCGAGCCGCTGGCTGGATCGGCAACAGTCCAAGTTGCTGCCGGTCTCCTACTTCATGGTGACCTTTACCCTGCCGTTCGAGTTTCGCTCTCTGGCCCGGTGCTGTCAGTCAGAGATTTATACCCGCCTGTTTGACTGCGCCATCAGCGTCCTGAAGGATTTCGGGCTTAACCCTAAACATCTTGGAGCCGACTTGGGCATGACGGCTGTTCTGCATACCCAAACCAGACGCCTTGATTATCACCCGCATCTCCACGTCATCGTCCCCGGTGGCGGAATCGACCGACGCAGGCGGCAATGGAGAGTGATCAAGGGCAAGTACCTGTTTAACGCATTTAATCTGGCCAGTGTCTTTCGTGCCCGCTTTCTTGCCGCTATCAAGCGGGCAGGGTTGCGAATCCCATATGGCGCGCCGGTACAATGGGTGGTCGATACCCAGCATGTGGGTTCGGGGCTGCCGGCTCTGAAATACCTGGCACGCTATCTCTATCGCGGTGTGATTGCCGATTCCAACATTGTCGCCTGCCACAACGGCGAAGTGACCTTCCGTTATCAGGACAGCAAAACGGGACAAACCTGCACCCGCACCCTGAAAGGGGAAGACTTTCTCTGGCTGGTTCTCCAGCACGTTCTCCCCAAAGGCTTCCGCCGGGTTCGGAATTACGGTTTTCTGCACGGCAATGCCGAACGGGTTTTGCGATTGGTGCAGCTCGTTTTACGCGTCATGGTCGACCCCTTTCCCGTACGACCTCGACCGGTGTTTCGCTGTCCGCACTGCAAAGCTGCGATGAAGATTATCGCATTTCGACGACCGGCCTATCTGACCGGTTAA
- a CDS encoding DedA family protein — protein MYELINESIVAYGLLAIALLMVANGFFSAPPSELILALGGIWSFSFKINIIKVIAAASLGNIIGALILYFIGYKLGSFWIVSLKRYLESSNYKYLNKISKPLPDKNKLYLYENFFNKNSILLVGVLRCLPVVRSIISLPAGSTKMNISKFISVSSVGIAIWSSLWVQIGFKLNKTWTELHGQLSIIYILAFVLIIAIIYIKFKRFSLQLLEQKIKSNE, from the coding sequence ATGTACGAATTAATAAACGAATCGATTGTTGCCTATGGACTATTAGCAATAGCATTGCTAATGGTGGCAAATGGTTTTTTTAGTGCACCTCCAAGCGAGCTAATTCTTGCTCTCGGGGGTATCTGGTCTTTTTCTTTCAAGATAAACATCATTAAGGTAATAGCTGCTGCGTCTTTAGGAAATATTATAGGAGCTTTAATTCTCTACTTTATTGGTTATAAGTTAGGGTCATTTTGGATTGTAAGCCTTAAACGCTACCTAGAATCATCTAATTATAAATATCTCAACAAGATTAGCAAACCCCTTCCAGATAAAAACAAACTTTATCTCTACGAGAATTTTTTTAATAAAAACTCAATCCTATTGGTTGGTGTCTTAAGATGCTTACCGGTTGTTCGCTCAATCATATCCCTTCCCGCCGGGTCTACAAAAATGAATATATCTAAGTTTATCTCTGTGTCCTCAGTGGGAATAGCTATTTGGTCCTCACTATGGGTTCAAATAGGTTTTAAATTAAACAAAACTTGGACTGAACTACATGGACAACTTTCAATAATATACATACTAGCTTTTGTTTTAATAATCGCCATTATCTACATTAAGTTTAAAAGGTTCTCACTTCAGCTGCTTGAGCAAAAAATAAAATCTAACGAATAA
- a CDS encoding isoprenylcysteine carboxylmethyltransferase family protein, giving the protein MSKEKIIMWFITITGFLVTVSVAIWQLEKEFGSDPNVQRLLEQFKLSFSDGGSIYSYYVWTVFLTIYIVIGLFEKVHNHEHEKTDKNLKATNYYYTLWVWGFAALIVHHVTLITESTKNIPVICDYKITYTLAFLLGIWGLYLLIQGRIYINGYWANHIYVYPNHKVVKEGIYEKVRHPIYGGQIFLMLSIFLICNNLWLVFLPATTIIYNILRASVEERELDEILKGQYELYKKKCRTSMFLFNPFVVFK; this is encoded by the coding sequence ATGAGCAAAGAAAAAATTATTATGTGGTTTATCACTATTACAGGTTTTCTAGTGACTGTATCTGTTGCAATCTGGCAACTTGAAAAGGAATTTGGCAGTGACCCAAACGTTCAGAGGCTCCTAGAACAATTTAAGCTATCATTTTCCGACGGTGGATCTATATATTCTTATTATGTCTGGACTGTTTTTTTGACAATTTACATAGTAATAGGACTTTTTGAAAAGGTTCACAATCATGAGCATGAAAAAACTGATAAAAATCTAAAAGCAACAAATTATTACTATACACTCTGGGTTTGGGGCTTTGCCGCCTTAATTGTCCACCATGTAACACTCATTACTGAATCGACAAAAAACATACCGGTTATTTGCGACTATAAAATCACCTATACTCTTGCCTTTCTTCTTGGCATATGGGGACTATATTTGCTAATTCAAGGAAGAATTTATATAAATGGATACTGGGCAAACCATATTTACGTTTATCCAAATCATAAAGTTGTTAAGGAAGGTATCTATGAAAAAGTTAGACACCCAATTTATGGTGGGCAAATTTTTCTAATGCTTTCCATATTTTTAATTTGCAACAACCTCTGGTTAGTTTTTTTGCCTGCTACTACAATAATATACAATATATTACGTGCTTCTGTCGAAGAAAGGGAATTGGATGAAATATTAAAAGGACAGTATGAACTTTATAAAAAAAAGTGTAGAACTTCTATGTTCTTATTCAACCCATTCGTTGTCTTCAAATAA
- a CDS encoding IS110 family transposase codes for MFIGLDVHKKSIEIAIAEDGRTGEVRRYGEIAGDLSALDKVVRKLISKGAELHFVYEAGPCGYEIYRHLTAQGFDCQVVAPSKIPRKSGERIKNDRRDAQMLARLHRAGELSGVFVPAAEDEAMRDLTRSREDAKITQKKAKQRILAFLLRHGFRYNGRTPWSQAHMRWIAEIKMPHPAQQIALQEYVDTLTESTCRVKRLTDQIQQLLPQWRMFEVTKAYQSLRGVSLIVAATTVAEIGDLTRFDSPVELMSYLGLVPSEHSSGEKTKRGAITKTGNGHVRRVLVEAAWAYRLPARISRVLHKRQEGLSQEICAISWKAQLRLCARYKYMLERGKCKQVIVTAIARELCAFMWAIAHEVDIPEVV; via the coding sequence ATGTTTATCGGATTGGACGTCCATAAAAAATCTATTGAGATAGCCATTGCCGAGGACGGTCGCACTGGCGAAGTTCGCCGATACGGTGAAATTGCCGGTGACTTGTCTGCTCTGGACAAGGTGGTTAGGAAACTTATTTCAAAAGGAGCTGAACTGCACTTTGTCTACGAAGCCGGTCCTTGCGGCTATGAGATTTACCGCCACCTGACAGCTCAGGGATTCGATTGCCAGGTGGTGGCCCCCTCAAAGATTCCAAGGAAAAGCGGCGAGCGGATAAAAAATGACCGCCGGGATGCGCAGATGCTTGCCCGCCTGCATCGGGCCGGTGAACTGTCCGGCGTCTTTGTCCCTGCGGCGGAAGATGAAGCGATGCGGGATCTCACCCGCTCGAGAGAAGATGCCAAAATAACGCAGAAAAAAGCCAAGCAGCGCATTCTGGCTTTCCTGCTTCGGCATGGGTTCAGATACAACGGACGAACTCCTTGGAGTCAGGCCCATATGCGGTGGATCGCTGAGATTAAAATGCCCCATCCCGCTCAGCAAATCGCTCTTCAGGAATATGTCGACACATTAACTGAGAGCACGTGCCGGGTGAAACGCCTTACGGATCAGATTCAGCAACTTTTGCCGCAATGGCGTATGTTTGAGGTCACCAAGGCCTATCAGTCACTACGCGGTGTCTCTTTAATTGTTGCTGCGACCACAGTTGCGGAAATCGGCGACCTGACACGTTTTGATAGTCCCGTTGAACTGATGTCCTATCTTGGTCTGGTTCCATCGGAACACTCCAGTGGCGAGAAGACGAAACGAGGCGCCATCACCAAGACAGGTAATGGCCATGTGCGCCGGGTTCTTGTGGAAGCAGCCTGGGCTTACCGCCTTCCTGCCCGCATCAGTCGGGTGTTACATAAACGCCAAGAAGGTTTATCACAAGAGATTTGCGCTATTTCCTGGAAAGCCCAACTCCGGCTCTGTGCCCGCTACAAATACATGCTGGAACGGGGAAAATGCAAGCAGGTGATTGTAACGGCCATCGCCCGGGAACTCTGTGCCTTCATGTGGGCCATCGCCCATGAGGTTGACATTCCGGAAGTGGTATAA
- a CDS encoding 4Fe-4S binding protein, whose product MQLAPQLTTVRFWRLTVQWVFFAWILFIGIQFGRFVYHFTSGGHGALVNRPPGVEGFLPIGALASTKFWAMTGTIHPVHPAAVVLFVTFIAMSLLAKKSFCSWLCPVGTLSELTWKLGKNVFGENFHLWRWLDLLLRSLKYLLLLFFAKLILLDMPASALGGFLGSPYWAMSDVKMLHFFTDPSFDTIAVIIVLIGFSLLFKNAWCRYLCPYGALLGLVSMLSLFKIRRRIDTCTACGKCAKACPSLLPVDSKKTIHSPECTGCLSCVESCPHHSLHMGPPKVADTPKWVFPVVAMGIYVAGVGLGMATGHWHSVLTYADYAQWIPRLSTLGF is encoded by the coding sequence ATGCAGCTTGCGCCCCAACTAACGACCGTGCGCTTCTGGCGCTTAACGGTTCAATGGGTTTTCTTCGCCTGGATTCTGTTTATCGGTATTCAATTCGGCCGTTTTGTCTATCACTTCACCAGTGGCGGACACGGCGCACTCGTCAACCGCCCTCCCGGCGTTGAAGGCTTCCTGCCCATCGGCGCATTGGCCAGCACCAAGTTCTGGGCCATGACCGGCACCATCCACCCGGTGCATCCTGCCGCCGTGGTGCTGTTTGTTACCTTCATTGCCATGAGCCTGCTGGCCAAAAAATCATTTTGTTCCTGGCTGTGCCCAGTCGGCACCCTGTCTGAACTCACTTGGAAGCTCGGCAAAAATGTCTTCGGTGAAAACTTCCATCTGTGGCGCTGGCTCGACCTGCTGCTGCGCAGCCTCAAATACCTGTTGCTGCTTTTTTTTGCCAAACTGATCCTGCTCGACATGCCGGCAAGCGCCTTGGGAGGCTTTCTCGGCTCCCCCTACTGGGCCATGAGCGACGTCAAAATGCTCCACTTCTTCACCGACCCCAGCTTTGACACCATTGCCGTGATCATTGTGCTGATCGGTTTTTCCCTGCTCTTCAAAAACGCTTGGTGCCGCTACCTGTGCCCCTACGGTGCCCTGCTCGGTCTGGTCAGCATGCTCAGCCTGTTCAAAATCCGCCGCCGCATCGACACCTGCACCGCCTGCGGCAAATGCGCCAAAGCCTGCCCATCACTGCTACCTGTCGATAGCAAGAAGACCATCCACAGCCCAGAATGTACCGGCTGCCTGAGCTGTGTCGAATCCTGCCCGCACCACTCCCTGCACATGGGACCACCGAAGGTCGCTGATACGCCGAAATGGGTGTTCCCAGTAGTCGCTATGGGGATTTATGTCGCAGGGGTTGGCCTAGGCATGGCGACAGGCCACTGGCACTCGGTGCTGACCTATGCCGATTACGCCCAATGGATACCGAGGTTATCGACCTTGGGGTTTTGA
- a CDS encoding histidine phosphatase family protein produces MSNTTKKLTLIRHAKSCWDDGELDDKQRPLTRRGEKDAAHIGKWLKDQKWRPDTMWSSNALRALMTTKIIASTAKLSLSSLEKKKKLYLAEASELLGIINNLDDRIDHLALVGHNPGLLDLVNALTGEMIETLPTCAVYIIELPCRTWQDVTTGCGTTQAKITPKKLR; encoded by the coding sequence ATGTCCAACACCACAAAAAAACTCACCCTGATCCGCCACGCCAAGTCCTGCTGGGACGACGGCGAACTTGACGACAAACAACGTCCCCTCACCCGCCGCGGCGAAAAAGATGCTGCTCACATCGGTAAATGGCTTAAAGATCAGAAATGGCGGCCCGACACCATGTGGTCGAGCAATGCGTTACGCGCTCTGATGACCACCAAAATCATCGCCAGTACCGCAAAACTCAGCCTCAGCAGTCTTGAGAAAAAGAAAAAACTCTATCTGGCTGAAGCATCCGAGTTGTTGGGGATTATCAACAACCTTGATGACCGCATTGACCATCTCGCCCTGGTCGGCCACAATCCCGGCCTGCTTGACCTCGTCAATGCCCTGACCGGCGAGATGATCGAAACCCTGCCAACCTGCGCCGTGTATATCATCGAACTGCCCTGCCGCACCTGGCAGGATGTCACCACCGGATGCGGCACCACCCAGGCTAAGATCACCCCCAAAAAGCTTCGCTGA
- a CDS encoding CYTH domain-containing protein yields MAVEIERKFLVVGDDWREQATSRSRFSQGYLSTLPGRSVRVRVADNNAWLTVKGATVGATRSEFEYAIPVEDGRDMLANLCQRPLIEKWRYLIHIDGLTWEIDEFLGENQGLIVAEIELDSETQTFSRPDWIGVEVTDDPRYFNASLSVTPYSSWEKH; encoded by the coding sequence GTGGCTGTCGAAATCGAACGCAAATTTCTCGTTGTTGGTGATGACTGGCGCGAACAGGCCACCTCGCGCAGTCGCTTCAGTCAAGGCTACCTGTCCACCCTGCCCGGCCGGTCTGTGCGGGTACGCGTTGCCGATAACAACGCCTGGCTCACCGTCAAAGGTGCAACCGTCGGCGCGACCCGCAGTGAATTTGAATATGCCATTCCCGTGGAAGACGGCCGGGACATGCTCGCAAACCTGTGCCAGCGCCCGCTCATCGAAAAGTGGCGCTACCTGATCCACATTGATGGCCTGACCTGGGAAATCGATGAGTTCCTCGGTGAAAACCAGGGACTGATTGTCGCCGAGATCGAACTCGACTCTGAAACACAAACCTTTTCCCGTCCTGACTGGATCGGAGTCGAAGTCACAGACGACCCGCGCTACTTTAACGCCAGCCTGAGTGTCACCCCCTATTCAAGTTGGGAGAAACACTGA
- the ppk1 gene encoding polyphosphate kinase 1 → MTNQPFISKEISWLLFNARVLQEAGDPQVPLLERLKFLGIFSSNLDEFFRVRVATLHRLLKIRKKAITLIGQDPKKILDEIQTMVLKQTNRFETLYEELLELLAAEHIFIRDESELSDEQKAFVMEYFHDKVRPFLVPLMLKRKTEPFVKDHLIYLAITLHNSTKNNTDYALIQVPADKVSRFLKLPATNGTVEIILLDDIIRLGLVDIFCYFDYDSFNAYTVKMTRDSELDVDDELFKTFPQKIQDGLTRRKSGIPVRFLYDRNMPEACLEQLRKNLDITNSDTCIPGGRYHNFKDFIGFPKLDRPHAYYPGNFEPQSHPWIEPNASMMDQIKQREVLLYFPYHDFSHMIDLLREAAIDPRVTTIRMTVYRLAKNSQIVNALVNAAQNGKKVFVVVELQARFDEEANLSWSSLLREDGVQVVHGLPGLKVHAKLCLITRHEGNEKVRYACIGTGNFHEGTAKLYTDHMLMTSNPHLTGEVHKVFEFFTNKYRIPIFRHLVVSPFQTRNKLRRLINTEIRQAKAGKPAWIDIKINNLSDQDIAKLLYKASNAGVKIRIIARSMFSLMPGIEKYSENIEAISIVDRFLEHSRFFIFCNEDNPKYFISSGDWLPRNFDRRVEVAAPIYDPQLRQQLRDCFELQWKDNCKARVWDAKMKNQFRKRTKKQPIIRSQIALIDHLQNTIHPVDS, encoded by the coding sequence GTGACAAATCAACCATTTATCAGTAAAGAAATTAGCTGGTTACTCTTCAACGCCCGGGTGTTGCAGGAAGCGGGAGACCCTCAGGTTCCATTACTGGAGCGGCTCAAGTTCCTCGGCATCTTCTCCTCCAATCTCGATGAATTTTTCCGTGTGCGCGTGGCCACTCTGCACCGGCTGCTGAAAATCCGTAAAAAAGCCATTACCCTGATCGGTCAGGACCCGAAAAAAATCCTCGACGAAATCCAGACCATGGTTCTCAAACAAACCAACAGGTTTGAAACGCTCTACGAGGAATTGCTTGAGTTGCTGGCTGCCGAGCATATATTTATCCGCGATGAAAGCGAGCTTAGCGACGAACAAAAAGCGTTTGTCATGGAGTACTTTCACGACAAAGTTCGACCATTTCTCGTGCCGCTGATGCTCAAACGCAAAACCGAACCGTTCGTCAAAGACCACCTGATCTATCTGGCCATCACCCTGCACAACAGCACAAAAAATAACACCGATTATGCGTTGATTCAGGTACCGGCAGACAAGGTATCCCGGTTTCTGAAACTGCCGGCGACCAATGGCACAGTGGAGATCATTTTGCTTGACGATATTATCCGTCTGGGTCTTGTCGACATTTTCTGCTACTTCGACTATGACAGTTTTAACGCCTACACCGTTAAAATGACCCGCGATTCCGAGTTGGATGTTGACGATGAGCTGTTCAAGACTTTTCCGCAAAAAATTCAGGACGGCCTGACCCGGCGCAAGTCGGGCATTCCGGTGCGTTTTCTCTACGACCGCAACATGCCCGAAGCCTGCCTTGAACAACTACGTAAAAATCTCGATATCACCAATAGCGACACCTGCATTCCCGGTGGCCGCTATCACAACTTTAAAGACTTTATCGGCTTTCCCAAGCTGGACCGTCCACACGCGTATTATCCGGGGAATTTTGAGCCGCAGAGCCATCCGTGGATTGAACCCAACGCCTCCATGATGGATCAGATCAAACAACGGGAAGTACTGCTTTACTTCCCGTATCACGACTTCAGCCACATGATCGACCTGCTGCGTGAGGCGGCCATTGACCCGCGGGTCACCACCATCCGCATGACGGTCTACCGTTTGGCCAAGAACAGCCAGATCGTCAATGCTCTGGTCAACGCGGCACAAAACGGCAAAAAAGTCTTTGTCGTTGTTGAACTTCAGGCGCGCTTTGACGAAGAGGCCAATTTGTCGTGGTCGAGCCTGCTGCGTGAAGACGGCGTGCAGGTCGTTCACGGCCTGCCCGGCCTCAAAGTGCACGCCAAGTTGTGCCTGATCACTCGTCACGAGGGCAATGAAAAAGTACGCTACGCCTGCATCGGCACCGGCAACTTTCACGAAGGCACAGCCAAGCTCTACACCGATCACATGCTGATGACCTCCAATCCTCACCTCACTGGCGAAGTACACAAGGTGTTTGAGTTTTTCACCAACAAATACCGCATCCCCATCTTCCGTCATCTGGTGGTGTCGCCGTTTCAGACCCGCAATAAACTGCGCCGCCTGATCAACACGGAAATCCGCCAGGCCAAGGCGGGAAAACCGGCCTGGATTGACATCAAGATCAACAACCTGTCCGATCAGGATATCGCCAAGCTGCTTTACAAGGCCAGCAATGCCGGCGTCAAAATCCGCATCATCGCCCGCAGCATGTTTTCGCTGATGCCGGGTATTGAAAAATACAGTGAAAATATTGAGGCCATCAGCATTGTTGACCGGTTTTTAGAGCATTCGCGGTTTTTTATTTTTTGCAACGAGGACAATCCGAAGTATTTTATCTCTTCAGGCGACTGGTTACCGCGTAACTTTGACCGGCGTGTCGAAGTTGCGGCCCCCATCTACGACCCCCAACTGCGGCAACAATTGCGCGACTGTTTTGAATTGCAATGGAAAGACAACTGCAAGGCCCGGGTGTGGGATGCCAAAATGAAAAACCAGTTCCGCAAACGGACCAAAAAACAACCAATCATTCGCTCACAGATAGCACTAATCGACCACTTGCAAAACACCATCCATCCGGTTGATTCATAG
- a CDS encoding alpha/beta fold hydrolase, with amino-acid sequence MQLVFLHGLETGPHGSKYQALKAMFGEVISPDCEGVFDPQQRLTIIRDTLRDQPGPFLVVGSSAGGLMALLLQQVEPRVAALVLCAPALHTEHADGLSAEGLPPTIIIHGRQDDVVPIASSRRFGAPLIEVDDGHRLNASIVLMLKQVFELKCRLLYLDAAPAQ; translated from the coding sequence ATGCAACTTGTTTTTTTACATGGTCTGGAAACCGGGCCGCACGGCAGTAAGTATCAGGCCCTTAAGGCGATGTTTGGCGAGGTCATTTCGCCGGACTGCGAAGGGGTGTTTGATCCCCAGCAGCGCCTGACCATCATCCGCGACACCTTGCGTGATCAGCCCGGACCGTTCCTCGTTGTCGGTTCCAGCGCCGGTGGTCTCATGGCCCTGCTGCTGCAGCAGGTAGAACCGCGGGTTGCCGCCTTGGTGCTGTGCGCCCCGGCATTGCATACCGAGCACGCTGACGGGCTGAGCGCCGAAGGATTACCACCAACAATAATAATCCACGGCCGCCAGGACGATGTGGTACCCATCGCCAGTTCGCGCCGTTTCGGTGCTCCGCTGATTGAGGTGGATGATGGTCATCGATTGAATGCCAGCATTGTGCTGATGCTCAAGCAGGTGTTTGAATTGAAATGTCGGCTGCTGTATCTGGACGCTGCCCCAGCGCAGTAG
- a CDS encoding MarR family transcriptional regulator, giving the protein MSTFLQSGRVSAGLSISQFGVLETLYHLGPMCQKDLGQKILKSSGNITTVIDNLEKRQLVERRRLETDRRYFQVHLTEKGRTLIAQVFPEHVERIVERFSVLSADEQEQLAMLCKKFGMASTEKDPEP; this is encoded by the coding sequence GTGTCTACCTTTTTACAGAGCGGTCGGGTCAGTGCCGGATTGTCGATCAGCCAGTTTGGCGTGTTGGAGACGTTGTATCATCTTGGTCCCATGTGCCAGAAAGATCTTGGCCAAAAAATCCTTAAAAGCAGCGGTAATATTACCACAGTGATCGACAATCTGGAAAAGCGACAGCTCGTTGAGCGACGGCGACTGGAAACGGATCGCCGCTATTTCCAAGTGCATTTGACCGAAAAAGGACGCACCTTGATCGCCCAAGTGTTCCCCGAGCATGTGGAGCGTATTGTCGAACGGTTCAGCGTCTTGTCGGCGGATGAGCAGGAGCAGTTGGCCATGCTGTGTAAAAAGTTTGGGATGGCCTCGACAGAAAAAGACCCCGAACCGTAA